The following proteins are encoded in a genomic region of Thiomicrospira sp. R3:
- a CDS encoding type II toxin-antitoxin system PemK/MazF family toxin has product MVSRGDVYWVELDPTVGSEIRKTRPCLIIAPNDMNSVLPRVIIAPITSKGQALGCRPEVVFNGKQARILLDQVRTVDKKRLKNQMGSIPLEIWHDTLIQMLS; this is encoded by the coding sequence ATGGTAAGCCGAGGCGATGTTTATTGGGTGGAATTAGACCCGACCGTTGGCAGTGAAATCCGAAAAACCCGCCCCTGCTTGATCATCGCACCGAATGATATGAACAGTGTTTTGCCTCGGGTGATTATTGCTCCAATCACATCAAAAGGGCAGGCCTTAGGTTGTCGCCCAGAAGTCGTTTTTAACGGTAAGCAAGCTCGAATTCTTTTGGACCAAGTCCGTACCGTTGATAAAAAACGTTTAAAAAACCAAATGGGTTCCATTCCGCTGGAAATTTGGCACGATACGCTCATTCAAATGCTGTCCTAG
- a CDS encoding AbrB/MazE/SpoVT family DNA-binding domain-containing protein has translation MQTTLRKIGNSRGIIIPSSIIEQLHIENELEMSVQDGALVLKPSSLLRKGWFDNYNPNEDVEPLSAITDLESEQEDWEW, from the coding sequence ATGCAAACAACACTCAGAAAAATAGGTAATTCTCGCGGAATTATTATTCCATCTTCCATCATTGAGCAACTTCATATTGAAAATGAGCTGGAAATGAGTGTTCAAGATGGCGCTCTCGTTTTAAAGCCCTCCAGCCTACTCAGAAAAGGTTGGTTTGATAACTACAACCCAAATGAAGATGTAGAACCTTTATCAGCAATAACTGATTTGGAGAGTGAACAAGAGGATTGGGAATGGTAA
- the holA gene encoding DNA polymerase III subunit delta, with translation MILAPALLKQLAQGRFNLPPILLIYGEEPLYIRRVTDSLRQVLNQQGFEQRDRFDIDAQFDWQGLAMETQTGSLFAEKRLIELALPTGNPGKEGTAFIQAWCKTRSKTELEMAVVIYCERLDSRQTKSKWVQAIESAGLVVQAKPLAQPELVRWCQQEAHAQQLQLDTEAAALLAERVEGNMLAAEQELMKLSLRYPAGQVISAQDIAEQVVDQAHYQLFALSGLLLMGEAKQALHVLHRLQQEGTEAPIVLWLLTKELRTLIELAQANNLNLAMKEQRIWSAKQAEYRQALSRHPLKIWHRLLIDAYQIDRQIKGLQLGDPWLGLADLVMKIAR, from the coding sequence ATGATTCTGGCTCCTGCGTTGCTAAAGCAGCTTGCACAGGGGCGTTTTAATTTGCCTCCGATCTTATTAATCTATGGTGAAGAGCCTCTTTATATTCGGCGTGTAACGGATAGTTTGCGCCAGGTTTTAAATCAACAAGGGTTTGAGCAACGAGATCGTTTTGATATTGATGCGCAGTTTGATTGGCAAGGCCTAGCCATGGAAACCCAAACTGGTTCATTGTTTGCCGAAAAACGTTTAATTGAATTAGCCCTGCCAACGGGTAATCCTGGCAAAGAAGGCACCGCGTTTATCCAGGCCTGGTGCAAGACAAGATCGAAGACTGAGTTAGAGATGGCAGTGGTGATTTATTGTGAACGTTTAGATTCGCGCCAAACTAAATCCAAATGGGTACAAGCGATTGAATCAGCAGGCCTGGTGGTACAGGCCAAACCGCTGGCACAGCCGGAATTAGTGCGCTGGTGTCAGCAAGAAGCCCATGCCCAGCAGTTGCAACTCGATACTGAGGCGGCGGCGTTGCTAGCGGAACGTGTTGAAGGCAATATGCTGGCCGCGGAGCAGGAGCTGATGAAGCTGAGCTTGCGTTATCCGGCTGGCCAGGTGATTAGTGCGCAAGACATTGCCGAGCAGGTGGTGGATCAAGCCCATTACCAACTTTTTGCGCTGAGTGGTTTGTTATTAATGGGTGAGGCCAAGCAAGCGTTGCATGTGCTGCACCGATTACAGCAAGAAGGCACCGAAGCGCCGATTGTGTTGTGGTTGCTCACCAAAGAGTTGCGAACCTTAATTGAGTTGGCGCAAGCCAACAACCTAAATTTAGCGATGAAAGAACAGCGGATTTGGTCTGCCAAACAGGCCGAATACCGCCAAGCCTTATCGCGCCATCCGCTGAAAATTTGGCATCGGTTGTTAATCGATGCCTATCAAATTGACCGCCAAATCAAAGGTTTGCAACTCGGTGATCCCTGGCTGGGGCTGGCTGATTTGGTGATGAAAATCGCGCGTTAA
- the lptE gene encoding LPS assembly lipoprotein LptE, with protein sequence MAASRISRRHLLSGLAGLVVGGLLSGCGFKLRGTGLTQTAYQTVYLRFDSSMPIELQQAITQRFQQAGVQVLEASATAELLIEFGSFKRDISRTSRSATGQTTAELIRLTQAFKAYWMQDEQLILDTQTQVMRDRQLDPSQLVAAERELNTIIQAMLKTLSGQVFDRVNRAYTRGQA encoded by the coding sequence ATGGCAGCCAGCCGAATTTCAAGACGCCACCTATTATCAGGCCTAGCAGGCCTGGTTGTCGGCGGGCTGTTATCAGGTTGTGGCTTTAAATTACGTGGAACAGGTTTAACGCAAACGGCTTATCAAACCGTTTATTTGCGTTTTGATAGCTCAATGCCTATTGAGTTACAGCAGGCGATAACACAGCGTTTTCAGCAAGCAGGCGTTCAGGTTTTGGAGGCCTCTGCGACGGCAGAACTGTTGATCGAATTTGGGTCGTTTAAACGTGATATAAGTCGGACATCACGAAGCGCAACTGGGCAAACTACCGCTGAGCTTATTCGTTTAACGCAAGCGTTTAAGGCCTATTGGATGCAAGATGAACAGCTTATTTTGGATACACAAACGCAAGTAATGCGTGATCGCCAACTAGATCCAAGCCAGCTTGTGGCTGCAGAACGTGAGCTGAATACCATTATTCAAGCGATGCTCAAAACGCTGTCTGGGCAAGTTTTTGATCGTGTAAATCGAGCGTACACACGGGGTCAGGCATGA
- the leuS gene encoding leucine--tRNA ligase, which yields MTAFNASSDRTKQNSYQPQILEAAIQQVWQEQKAFEVTEDPSKEKYYCLSMFPYPSGRLHMGHVRNYTIGDVISRYQRMLGKNVLQPMGFDAFGLPAENAAMQHKVAPAAWTYDNMEYMRKQLTQLGLGYDWSREVATCSPDYYRWEQWLFTKLYEKGLVYRKLSVVNWDPVDQTVLANEQVIDGKGWRSGAPVVRKEIAQWFLKITDYADELLADLDQLEGWPEQVKTMQRNWIGKSTGIEIEFPLLESIEGFDATLKVYTTRPDTLLGVSYVAVAADHPLAKHAALMNEPLEHFIEECAHISTAEADMETMEKKGVDTGLRVRHPISNEVVPVWAANFVLMGYGTGAVMAVPAHDQRDFEFAKKYRLPIKPVIRPADQDSVDVSAQAYTEKGVLFNSAEFDGLDFSGALEKMADVLSANGLGRKQTNFRLRDWGISRQRYWGCPIPMVYCAECGPVPVPEQDLPVRLPEDVVPDGAASSLTKLDSFQSCTCPKCGGAAKRETDTFDTFFESSWYYARYACADNDQAMLDKRADYWLPVDQYIGGIEHAILHLLYARFFHKLMRDVGLLNSDEPFKNLLTQGMVLMNGAKMSKSKGNTVDPQGLIEKYGADTVRLFIMFAAPPEQSLEWSDSGVEGAHRFLNRVWRLVQQHSEQSPGLYARRGMVACQSNDGLTKDQKALRLKLHETLQKVSDDMGRRLQFNTAIAACMELLNALAKFEDDSEQGRALMQEALELLVLMLSPMVPHIAQALWEQLGQAYPDGHKGLVLDVAWPKVDQTALVQDEIELMVQVNGKLRGKILIAKDAEKGVILAAAKAETSVRKFIEGKALVKEILVPGRLVNLVVKG from the coding sequence ATGACCGCATTTAACGCATCAAGTGACAGAACGAAACAGAACAGCTACCAACCTCAAATACTTGAAGCTGCTATTCAACAGGTTTGGCAAGAGCAAAAAGCCTTTGAAGTCACTGAGGACCCAAGCAAAGAGAAATACTATTGTCTGTCGATGTTTCCTTATCCGAGCGGGCGTTTGCACATGGGGCATGTGCGTAACTATACGATTGGCGATGTGATTTCACGTTATCAGCGCATGTTAGGCAAAAATGTATTACAGCCCATGGGTTTTGATGCCTTTGGTTTGCCAGCGGAAAATGCGGCGATGCAACACAAGGTCGCGCCCGCCGCCTGGACTTATGACAATATGGAGTATATGCGCAAGCAGTTGACCCAGCTAGGTCTAGGTTACGATTGGTCGCGTGAAGTGGCGACCTGCTCACCGGATTATTATCGCTGGGAGCAGTGGTTGTTCACCAAGCTCTATGAAAAAGGCTTGGTGTATCGCAAGTTATCGGTGGTGAACTGGGACCCGGTGGATCAAACCGTATTAGCCAATGAGCAGGTCATTGACGGCAAGGGCTGGCGTTCGGGTGCGCCGGTGGTGCGTAAAGAAATCGCGCAGTGGTTTTTAAAAATTACCGATTATGCCGATGAATTGCTAGCCGATTTGGATCAGCTCGAAGGTTGGCCAGAGCAGGTCAAAACCATGCAACGCAATTGGATCGGCAAATCAACCGGGATAGAAATTGAGTTCCCGTTGCTTGAGTCGATTGAGGGTTTTGATGCGACGCTAAAAGTCTATACCACGCGCCCCGATACCCTGCTGGGTGTGTCTTATGTCGCGGTGGCGGCGGATCACCCGTTAGCCAAGCACGCCGCCTTAATGAACGAGCCGCTTGAGCATTTTATTGAGGAATGCGCGCATATCTCCACTGCCGAAGCGGATATGGAAACCATGGAGAAAAAAGGCGTGGATACCGGTTTGCGGGTGCGTCATCCGATTAGCAACGAGGTTGTGCCAGTATGGGCGGCGAACTTTGTGTTAATGGGCTATGGCACCGGCGCGGTGATGGCGGTGCCGGCGCATGACCAGCGTGATTTTGAATTTGCGAAAAAATACCGTCTGCCGATTAAGCCGGTGATTCGTCCAGCCGATCAAGATTCGGTGGATGTGTCGGCACAAGCCTATACTGAAAAAGGCGTGTTATTTAATTCTGCTGAATTTGACGGGCTGGACTTTAGCGGTGCGTTGGAAAAAATGGCGGACGTGTTGAGCGCAAACGGCCTAGGGCGTAAGCAAACCAATTTCCGTTTACGTGATTGGGGCATTTCACGCCAGCGTTATTGGGGTTGCCCGATTCCGATGGTTTATTGTGCTGAGTGTGGCCCGGTGCCGGTGCCTGAGCAAGATTTGCCGGTACGCTTGCCGGAGGATGTGGTGCCGGACGGCGCCGCTTCATCCTTAACAAAACTCGACAGTTTCCAAAGCTGCACCTGCCCGAAGTGCGGTGGGGCCGCCAAGCGCGAAACCGATACCTTTGACACCTTCTTTGAATCGTCTTGGTATTACGCGCGCTATGCCTGTGCGGACAATGATCAAGCGATGCTGGATAAGCGTGCGGATTATTGGTTGCCGGTGGATCAATATATTGGTGGCATTGAACACGCGATTTTGCATTTGCTTTATGCGCGGTTTTTCCACAAGTTGATGCGTGATGTGGGTTTATTGAATTCAGATGAACCGTTTAAAAACCTGCTTACTCAGGGCATGGTGTTAATGAATGGCGCGAAAATGTCCAAATCAAAAGGCAATACCGTTGACCCGCAAGGTTTGATTGAAAAATACGGTGCCGATACCGTGCGCTTGTTTATTATGTTCGCCGCGCCGCCGGAGCAGAGTTTGGAATGGTCGGACTCGGGGGTTGAAGGCGCGCATCGTTTCTTAAACCGCGTGTGGCGTTTGGTGCAACAGCATAGCGAGCAATCACCAGGCCTTTATGCCCGTCGGGGTATGGTGGCCTGCCAGTCGAATGACGGCTTAACCAAAGACCAAAAAGCGTTACGGTTAAAGCTGCATGAAACCCTACAAAAAGTATCCGACGATATGGGTCGTCGTTTGCAGTTTAATACCGCGATTGCCGCCTGTATGGAGTTATTAAACGCACTCGCCAAGTTTGAAGACGACAGCGAGCAGGGGCGCGCGCTGATGCAAGAGGCGTTGGAATTGTTGGTATTAATGCTATCGCCAATGGTGCCGCATATTGCCCAGGCATTATGGGAACAACTCGGCCAAGCATACCCCGACGGGCATAAAGGCCTGGTGCTGGATGTGGCTTGGCCGAAGGTCGATCAAACGGCGCTAGTGCAAGATGAAATTGAGCTAATGGTGCAGGTGAATGGTAAATTACGCGGCAAAATTTTAATCGCCAAAGACGCAGAAAAAGGCGTGATTCTCGCGGCGGCTAAAGCAGAAACCTCGGTGCGAAAGTTTATCGAAGGCAAGGCGTTGGTAAAAGAAATCCTGGTGCCGGGTCGCTTGGTCAACTTGGTGGTGAAAGGCTAA
- a CDS encoding SDR family oxidoreductase: MGFLTGKRALIVGVANNKSIAYGIAKQMHEQGAERAVPNYNVMGIAKASLEATVRYLAADLGQDGIRVNAVSAGPIRTLAASGITGEITYVDGGYNITAST; the protein is encoded by the coding sequence ATGGGCTTTCTAACCGGCAAACGTGCCTTAATTGTAGGCGTCGCCAATAACAAATCCATCGCCTATGGTATAGCAAAACAAATGCATGAGCAAGGCGCAGAACGCGCGGTGCCAAACTACAATGTGATGGGGATTGCCAAAGCGTCATTGGAAGCGACTGTGCGCTATCTAGCGGCTGATTTAGGCCAAGACGGCATTCGTGTCAACGCGGTATCGGCCGGCCCAATTCGTACCCTTGCCGCCTCAGGCATTACCGGCGAAATCACCTATGTCGATGGTGGTTATAATATCACCGCTTCAACCTAG
- a CDS encoding type IV pilus twitching motility protein PilT, whose product MDITQLLEFTVKQGASDLHLSAGLPPMLRAHGDIRRIETPDLPADAIQKMIYDVMNDAQRKQFEAHLEADFSFELPKIARFRVNVFRQNRGIGAVFRTIPSEVLTLEQLKAPGIFKDIANMPRGIVLVTGPTGSGKSTTLAAMVDFINRNQYAHILTIEDPIEFVHTSKRCLINQREVHRDTHSFSNALRSALREDPDVILVGELRDLETIRLALTAAETGHLVFGTLHTSSAAKTIDRIIDVFPAEEKQMVRSMLSESLRAVISQTLLKKVGGGRVAAHEIMLGIPAIRNLIREDKVPQMYSVIQTSNQHGMKTLDQDLQRLVNEQVIDIEQAKRKAVNKTLFNE is encoded by the coding sequence ATGGACATTACTCAACTGCTTGAATTTACCGTCAAACAGGGCGCATCCGACCTGCATCTTTCAGCAGGTCTGCCACCCATGCTCCGCGCCCATGGTGATATAAGACGGATTGAAACCCCCGACCTACCTGCTGATGCCATCCAAAAAATGATTTACGACGTTATGAATGATGCGCAACGCAAACAGTTTGAAGCCCATCTAGAAGCGGATTTTTCATTTGAACTGCCCAAAATCGCGCGTTTTCGTGTCAACGTATTTCGTCAAAACCGCGGCATTGGCGCGGTATTTAGAACCATCCCCAGCGAAGTATTAACCCTAGAGCAATTAAAAGCGCCAGGTATATTTAAAGATATTGCCAACATGCCACGCGGCATCGTATTGGTCACCGGGCCTACTGGGTCGGGGAAATCCACCACCCTCGCGGCGATGGTCGACTTTATCAACCGCAATCAGTATGCACACATTCTCACTATTGAAGATCCCATAGAATTTGTGCACACATCAAAGCGCTGCTTAATTAACCAGCGCGAAGTTCACCGTGACACCCACAGCTTTAGCAATGCCCTGCGCTCAGCACTACGTGAAGACCCCGATGTGATTTTAGTCGGTGAGTTGCGTGACCTTGAAACCATTCGACTCGCCCTAACCGCAGCCGAAACCGGGCATCTGGTTTTTGGCACCCTGCACACCAGCTCGGCGGCTAAAACCATCGACCGAATTATTGATGTTTTTCCAGCCGAAGAAAAACAAATGGTGCGCTCGATGCTCTCCGAATCCTTACGGGCGGTCATTTCACAAACGCTGCTAAAAAAAGTTGGCGGTGGTCGGGTTGCTGCCCATGAAATCATGCTGGGCATCCCCGCTATTCGCAATCTGATTCGTGAAGATAAGGTGCCACAAATGTATTCGGTCATTCAAACCTCTAATCAACACGGTATGAAAACCCTCGATCAGGATTTACAACGATTAGTCAACGAACAGGTGATTGACATTGAGCAAGCCAAGCGCAAAGCCGTTAACAAAACCCTTTTTAATGAGTAA
- a CDS encoding PilT/PilU family type 4a pilus ATPase, which yields MTNPVRQQMDALLRAFVTKQGSDLFITAQAPVSIKVDGRLEKLTRETLTADVCRQLVFSLMNDQQRDEFTRNQECNFAYQLPGLSRFRINAFMQQGQPGLVIRVINSDIPAVETLGLPSILHDLIMEQRGLILVVGGTGSGKSTSLAGLIGYRNKHSQGHIITIEDPIEFVHPHQGCLITQREVGVDTASYAAALKNTLRQAPDVILIGEIREQETMEHAIAFAETGHLCLSTLHANNTNQALDRIINFFPEERRTQLLMDLSLNLKAVVSQRLIPKLGGGRVAAIEILINTPRMADLIFKGQVDEMKTLIAASREQGMQTFDQSLFELFEQQLISYEDALRNADSVNDLRLKIKLDSKLPKAETNENKADLNLHTEVE from the coding sequence ATGACCAACCCAGTACGCCAGCAAATGGATGCCCTCCTACGTGCTTTTGTAACAAAACAAGGCTCGGACCTATTTATTACCGCCCAAGCACCGGTATCCATTAAAGTCGATGGCCGTTTAGAAAAACTCACCCGTGAAACACTCACCGCCGATGTTTGTCGTCAATTAGTGTTCAGTCTTATGAATGACCAACAACGCGACGAATTTACCCGCAATCAAGAATGTAATTTTGCCTATCAACTACCCGGCTTATCGCGTTTTAGAATTAATGCCTTTATGCAACAAGGACAACCAGGCCTGGTCATACGGGTCATTAATAGCGACATTCCCGCTGTTGAAACATTAGGTTTGCCAAGCATCCTGCATGACCTCATTATGGAACAGCGGGGGTTAATTTTAGTTGTCGGTGGAACCGGGTCGGGCAAATCAACGTCTCTAGCCGGCCTTATTGGTTATCGCAACAAACACTCGCAAGGTCACATTATAACCATTGAAGACCCGATTGAGTTTGTGCATCCCCACCAGGGTTGCCTTATTACTCAACGCGAAGTCGGGGTGGATACCGCCAGCTACGCGGCCGCGCTAAAAAACACCCTGCGCCAGGCACCGGATGTGATTTTAATTGGCGAAATTCGTGAACAAGAAACCATGGAACACGCCATTGCCTTCGCCGAAACCGGCCACCTATGTCTGTCAACCCTGCATGCGAATAACACCAACCAAGCGCTCGATCGCATTATTAACTTTTTTCCTGAAGAACGGCGCACCCAACTGTTAATGGATTTATCACTCAATCTTAAAGCCGTGGTATCGCAACGACTTATTCCCAAACTCGGCGGTGGGCGTGTTGCCGCGATTGAAATTCTCATCAACACGCCACGCATGGCCGACCTGATTTTTAAAGGCCAGGTTGATGAAATGAAAACACTGATAGCCGCATCACGCGAACAAGGCATGCAAACCTTTGACCAATCGCTGTTTGAACTGTTTGAACAACAGCTGATTAGCTACGAAGATGCGTTACGCAATGCGGATTCCGTCAATGATCTGCGGTTAAAAATTAAACTTGATAGCAAACTACCGAAAGCCGAAACAAACGAAAATAAAGCCGACTTAAATTTGCATACTGAGGTGGAATAA
- a CDS encoding prepilin-type N-terminal cleavage/methylation domain-containing protein, producing the protein MTTQNHPKKQQGFTLVEIAIVLVIIGLLLGGILKGQELIENAKVKNGVNTFNSISSAIFAYQDRFNRLPGDDGPLATLQARGGTWANITAAGNNNGVILVAAGATFTGAGENAALWQHLRAAGFISGNPADAGVAALPRNPFNGLVGFTNAVIMTGPDAVPATGTTPAIPGPALTGNKICMGNVPGKHARAIDVQLDDGNSNTGRLRATQGADNTAPGAGAAALVYSDDQIYTICYQL; encoded by the coding sequence ATGACAACCCAAAACCACCCCAAAAAACAACAGGGCTTCACCCTGGTTGAGATTGCGATAGTACTGGTCATTATTGGCCTGCTGCTAGGCGGAATCTTAAAAGGCCAAGAATTGATTGAAAATGCCAAGGTTAAAAATGGCGTTAATACGTTTAACAGTATTAGCTCTGCTATTTTTGCCTATCAAGATCGATTCAATCGCTTACCTGGTGACGATGGCCCTCTTGCCACGCTTCAGGCGAGAGGCGGCACCTGGGCCAATATTACTGCTGCAGGTAACAACAACGGCGTTATTTTGGTAGCTGCTGGTGCAACCTTTACCGGCGCAGGTGAAAACGCGGCATTATGGCAACACCTAAGAGCCGCAGGCTTCATTTCGGGTAATCCAGCGGATGCAGGAGTTGCAGCACTACCGAGGAATCCATTTAACGGACTGGTCGGTTTTACCAACGCCGTTATTATGACTGGACCTGATGCTGTACCTGCTACTGGAACTACTCCAGCTATTCCTGGACCTGCACTTACCGGCAATAAAATTTGTATGGGTAACGTGCCTGGCAAACATGCACGCGCGATTGATGTCCAGTTGGATGATGGTAATAGTAACACTGGCCGCCTAAGAGCAACGCAAGGTGCTGACAATACTGCGCCTGGTGCTGGTGCTGCTGCTCTTGTTTATTCTGATGACCAGATCTATACTATTTGTTACCAACTGTAA
- a CDS encoding type II secretion system F family protein yields MPSFQYSGINRYGERLRGVIDGKNIADAEQKLKSSQVDILTIKPKKSGLLFLTSKKITRKEIITITFQFEQLMRAGVPMMEILTDLRDSFETHATKEMLSSIYQSMEGGESLGAALESYKSVFGEVYIALVKVGEQTGQLESVLADLGEMLKWEDEIIAKAKKIMIYPAIVATVVIAVVILMMVFVVPQLLSFIDEMGGEIGWATKSLIATSNFVQNYLIHLIIAPFIIVVVLKAWLKRSAAFRMAFDRFLFRIKLVGPIIYQLKIARLASALAVMYKSGVSFTDAMKMAGSVVGNAYIEATINTAVRLVQEGEPIHKAFEQAGVLPTLGVRMIKVGERSGKMDEALKNVSYFYDREAKESIDKLEPAIEPLLTIIMAVIVGWVMIAVLGPVYDTISKVSF; encoded by the coding sequence ATGCCATCATTTCAATATTCTGGAATAAATCGTTATGGAGAAAGGCTCCGTGGGGTCATTGATGGAAAAAACATTGCTGATGCTGAACAAAAACTCAAGTCATCACAAGTTGATATTCTAACTATAAAACCCAAAAAATCAGGGTTACTGTTTTTAACATCAAAAAAAATAACTCGTAAAGAAATAATCACAATCACTTTCCAGTTTGAGCAGTTAATGCGTGCTGGCGTGCCCATGATGGAAATTTTAACAGACTTACGTGATTCATTTGAAACTCATGCCACTAAGGAGATGCTGAGTTCCATTTATCAATCTATGGAAGGTGGCGAAAGCTTGGGGGCCGCCTTAGAATCTTATAAAAGTGTATTTGGTGAGGTGTATATTGCACTGGTAAAGGTGGGGGAGCAAACCGGACAGCTGGAGTCAGTATTGGCTGATTTGGGCGAAATGCTTAAATGGGAAGATGAAATCATCGCGAAAGCTAAAAAAATTATGATTTATCCCGCCATTGTTGCTACGGTCGTTATAGCGGTAGTGATATTAATGATGGTGTTTGTTGTACCCCAGCTATTAAGCTTTATTGATGAAATGGGCGGGGAAATCGGCTGGGCTACCAAGTCCCTTATTGCAACCTCTAATTTTGTCCAAAACTACCTTATTCATTTAATCATTGCGCCCTTTATAATCGTGGTGGTGCTAAAGGCTTGGCTTAAGCGTTCAGCGGCATTTCGAATGGCCTTCGATCGTTTTCTGTTTAGAATAAAGCTAGTTGGTCCGATTATTTATCAGTTGAAAATAGCGCGTTTAGCGAGCGCCTTGGCGGTTATGTATAAGTCGGGAGTGAGTTTTACCGATGCCATGAAAATGGCCGGCAGTGTTGTTGGTAACGCGTATATTGAAGCGACAATTAATACAGCGGTTCGCTTAGTACAAGAGGGTGAACCCATTCATAAAGCATTTGAGCAAGCGGGAGTTTTGCCCACATTGGGGGTTCGCATGATTAAGGTGGGCGAGCGCAGCGGCAAAATGGATGAGGCACTTAAAAACGTCAGTTATTTTTACGATCGTGAAGCAAAAGAGTCGATTGATAAACTTGAACCGGCCATTGAGCCGCTATTAACCATTATAATGGCTGTGATTGTTGGCTGGGTAATGATTGCCGTGCTTGGCCCGGTGTATGACACTATTTCAAAAGTAAGTTTTTAG